GCTCGGGTCTGATAAAGGCCGTCACAGGGGCCCTGAAACAGGCGGGGCTGGCCGCGGAGCAGATATCCGCCGTCTGCGCCCACGGTACCGGGACGGTTCATAATGACGCCATGGAATTGACCGCCTTCCATCGGGTGTTCGGCAACCATACGCCCCCGCTGTTTTCCGTAAAAGGCGCTATCGGCCATGCCCTGGGGGCGGCGGGCGGCATTGAAGCGGCCTTGGGCGCAAAGGCCCTTTCCCGGCAGACGGTACCTCCCACAACGGGATTTCTGGAACCGGAAACCGGCGCAGAAGGATGGGTGCACGGGGATCCTGTGCGCATTTCCGGCGACTGTCTCCTGTCTACCAATTCGGGTTTCGGCGGCATAAATGCCGCCATTATCCTGGGGAAGGGGACCCCCGAATGACCGCTGCGGTCATTGGTATGGGCTGGATAACCGCCGCCGGGATGGGACCGGGCGGTGACCGGAAGGGGTTTGCCGTGACAGCCGGTGAATTGCCGCGACTCGCCCGAAAACGGGTTTTGGATACCCCCTGCCCGCACTTTGGAAGGATGGACGACCTGTCCCGGCTGGGCCTGGCAGCCATCGGATTTGCGTTGAAGGATGCGCACCTGGCCGAATGGACACAACCGCGGGATATCGGCATTATTGCTGTCAGTGTCTGCGGGTGTCTCCGGACTGACATGGACTACTTCGAGACAGTGATGCCGGACGGGGGGCGGATGGCCAGCCCGGCCCTCTTTTCCTATACCCTTCCCAACGCTTTTTTGGGTGAGGCGGCAATATGTTTCGGACTTACGGGGACCGGTTACGTGATCAATGACGCTTCTCCTTCAGGGCTGGCCTGCCTGCATGCCGCTCTGGAGGGCATTGCCGGTGGTGAGGTGGAAAAGATGGTCTGCGGGTTCTGCGATCCGGGGTGTCCCCCTGAATTTTTCCTGCCCGTCAAAGGCCCTGCGGGCGCCCTCTTTTTTGTACTGGAAAAGGTTCCGGAAGACGGCCGGTCATCCTACGGGACCCTCCGTCTCGACAGACGCGGCAGGGTCTTTTTCAACGGGGAAGAGATCGAAACCCTGGTCCAACTGGGCCACGCATGTTCGACGCCATCCCATTAATAAAATGGTCTCCTTGAATCCATCCCCTCCCGTTTCCGGTTTGCAGGCGACCCCGTACGGGGACCGGCCGGATCCGGCCCGGATCAAAATCCTCATTGTCATACCGGTATACAATCACGCTGCCACCCTTCGAAACGTTGTCATAGAGGCGCTTCAGATCCACAAGGAGGTATTGGTTGTGGATGACGGCAGCATTGATGACGCTGCAGGCCTGCTTCAGGGCCTCAACATGCACCTGATCCGTCATCCCCGAAACCTCGGCAAGGGCGCGGCCATTATCACCGCCACCCGGGAGGCGCGACGATTGGGGATGACCCATATTGCGACCATTGACGCCGACGGCCAGCACAACCCCAAGGAGTTCAAACGATTTCTTCCTTTGATAGAGGAAGCGCCGGATGCCGTTATCGTTGGGAAGCGCGATTTCGAACATGCGGATGTTCCCCGTGCAAATCAATTGGGAAGGGGGATTTCCAACTTCTGGCTGAGGCTCCAGACCGGAAGGAATCTGGGAGATGCACAGAGCGGTTTTCGCGTCTACCCCTTATGGGTCCTGGAAGGGTTGAAACTGGTTGAAAAACGCTACACCTTTGAGATCGAGGTGCTGGTCAAGGCGGCCTGGGCCGGTGTTGAATTGCTGGAAACGGATATTTCGGTCTATTATCCCCGGGGAGAGGCGCGGGTTAGTCATTTTCACCTCTTTTGGGACAACCTTCGGCTCAGCCGGCTCAACGCCAAGCTTACCCTGAGATCCATTCTTCCCTGGCCGCACCGGAAGCTCTTGGATCATCGAAAAAACGGGTCTGCTGCAACGTAGCCGCAACCCGAAAATGTCTCACACAAAGGCACAGAGACACAAAGAGACAAAAAAGGATTTCTTGTTTTTTGTGGCGGAAAGCCATTGCCTGGCATTGCGAATTTTTGAGTTCAGGAATTGGGGGATCTAAGAAATTTGCAGAGGTCTAAATTATTCTGCCGAATGTCTTTGTTTCAATCATTTTGCCCCAAATTATTCTGCCAAATGTCTTTGTTTCAATCATTTTGCCCCGAATGAGGATTTCACATGCGAATCGTACTTGTTCATCCCGCCGGGTCCAACTGGGTGCCGGGAAAACGGGATATCACGCCAACAGCCAATCGGATGGCGCCGCTGGGTCTCCTCTCCATCGCCGCGTTCCTCGAAAGGAGAGGGCACCGGGTATTTGTCCACGACTGCCTGGGGCCCGGGGCCCCTCAGGGAAATGCGGCCAACGCCCGGATCATCCTCGACCATCGTCCCGACATGGTCGGGTTTTCCGCGACCACATCCGGATTCCTTGACGGGTACGCGCTTGCAACAATGATCAAGGAGGCCGTGCCCCGGATCCGGACGGTGTTTGGCGGGGTGCACATCTCTGCATTAGGCGCCGCCATCCTTGAGGACTACCCCAACATCGATTTCCTCTGCCCGGGCGAAGGGGAGGGGACCCTGGAAGCCCTTGCATCCGGGGAGGACCCTCACCAAATGGAGGGTCTTATTTTCAGGGATCACGGCCATCCCGTAACCAACCCGCCCAGGGCCCACATCCCTGACATGGACGCGCTCCCGTTCCCGGCTTATGAAAAACTGGCGGGCTTTCCAAAGGGGTACAACCTCCCCCTGTTCAGCTACATCCTGGGACCCGGCGCAACCATGATCACCAGCAGGGGATGTCCCTATCAATGTTCATTCTGCGACCGGTCCGTCTTCAAAAAGGGGTATCGCTACAACTCGGCCGAATATATCTATGAGCACATGAAATACCTGGGGACGCGTTTCAAGGTCCGTCATATCAATATCTACGACGACCTGTTCACGGCCCACCGCCGGCGTATTCAGGAACTCTGCGACCGTCTCATCAGAAGACCTCTGGGCATGCAGTTCAACTGTGCGGTGCGGGTAGGGCATGCGGATGATGACCTGCTGCGAATGCTCAAAGATGCCGGATGCCTCCAGGTCTCAGTGGGGATCGAGAGCGGGGATCCTCAGCAGATAGAGGTTTTAAAGGAGGGGGTGAGCCTGGAAGCGGTGAGGGATACAGTGAGACGTATCCAGGCGACGGGGCTCAGGGCAAAGGGGCTGTTCATGATGGGGCTCCCCGGAGATACGGAGGCCTCGATCCAGAGGACCGGCGACTTTGTCATGTCGCTTGGGCTCGACGACATGAACATGTCCAAGTTCACGCCGTTTCCCGGGGCGCCCGTCTGGTCCACCATATTCGAACAGGGGACGTTCGACAATGACTGGCGCAAAATGAACTGCCTCAACTTTGTGTTCGTGCCAAAGGGGATCGGGTCAAAAGAACGGCTTGACGAACTTTACAATCGATTTGTCAAAAGGTTCTATTCAGATGAGGGCTGGCGCAGGAGATTTCGCGGAAGGCTATGGCAGCACCGAAGGAGCCTCTGGCATCTTCTTGTCCACCTCCCGACGTTTCTGGCGGCCAAGCGCAACTTCGAACCCACAGGAGAAGATTAGGCCTTCATTCCCACGTGCAGTACCCAAACCTACCCCAACCCATCTCCTGACAGGAGCTGTACCGCCTGTTGGGAGCGAACCTTCGATGCAAGTCCGTAGATTTCAGCATTCAAAACGCACACGAGGAGCCGCTTTTATATGACTGAAATTTTATTGGTTCCATAGTATGATAATGGAAGGGGCCGACGAAAAAGCACGACGCATTTTATGGAACAGCCACCGGGCCTGTGTTCTAATACAGAAAATATTCTCTTATAGGGGGGGAAATTGGAGGATACCAATATGGGCAGCAAACCAACCTACGAGGAATTGGAACAAAAGGTCAAAGGATTGGAAGGTGAACTGTTTGGGCGTAAAGCGTCACAGACATGGTTAGCGGCTATCTATGAAGAATCACCCATCGGAATCGCGCTCTATGACCCTGAAGGTCAATTACTCCATGCAAATAATGCTTTTTTAGATGCTTTTGGCGTGTCAGGTATTTCTGAAATGAGGAGATTCAAGCTTTTCGAAGACCCGCATATTCCAGAAGAGTATATGGAACGGCTGAGGAAAGGCGAAAAAGTAAGGTATGACGCATTCTTTGATTTTGAAAAGATAAAAGAACAGCGTCTGTACAGAGCAACAAAATCGGGGACAATCCATCTGGATGTGCAAATTACCCCGTTAGTCGTGGCACCAGAAGAGTCCATAATCGGCTATCTGATTCAGGTTGTTGACATCACCGAGCGCAAACAGACGGAGGAAGCGCTCGAGAGCGAACGCACCTTCCTATCTGCAGTGCTCGACAATATAGAAGAAGCCATCATCATCTGCGGCGAGGATGAGCGGATTATCAGGTTCAATGAGGCGGCGAGACGCTTACACGGTCTGCCAGAAGAACCCCTTCCGCCGCATCAATGGGCCGAACACTACGGCCTGTATCAGACGGACGCTATTACGCCGTTATCTCAAGCGGATATCCCACTGTTCCGAGCCCTGGGAGGGGAGCGCGTTCGCAATGCAGAGATTATGGTGTTCCCCAAAGGCCGCAATCCCCATTTTTTGGTTTGTAACGGACAGGCACTGACCGATGCAACCGGCCGAAGAATCGGTGCAATCGTTACCATGCACGACATCACCACCCGTAAGCAAACGGAGGAGGCGCTACGGGAAAGTGAGGAGAAATTTCGGTCTTTAGTTGATCAGGCTGCGGAAATGCTCTTTTTGCACGACCTGAAAGGTAATATCATCGATGTAAATACGGCCGCTGTCAAGAATACCGGTTACCTCAGAGAAGAACTCCAAAAAATGAGTGTGTTTGATATCGACCCGGATGCCCGTGATCGGCATGATCGGCAAACGCATTGGGAGTCAATGAGAACAGAAGATCCCGCCGTTGTTTTTGAGGTAAGACACAAGAGAAAAGACGGCTCTGTATATCCGGCAGAAGTGACTGTTTCCAAGGTTGCTTTTCAAAATAGTGAATACATCTTGGCTTTAGCCCGGGACATCACTGACCGCAAGCAGGCGGCGGAGGCGCTGGAAAAGCAAAAGCGGATACATCAGGCCATTATTGATAATGCTCATACCCACCTTGTCTATTTGGATACCCATTTCAATTTTGTCGCCGTCAACTCCGTGTACGCGGAAACGTGCCATCGCACACCGGAAGAACTCATCGGGGAAAACCATTTCTTCTTATATCCCCACGAAGAGAACGAAGCCTTATTCAAGCGGGTACGGGATACCGGTCAGTCTATCTCGTTCCGTGACAAACCGTTTGAGTTCCCGGACCAGCCGGAACGTGGAATCACGTACTGGGACTGGACACTTTCGCCGGTATTTGACGATACTGGAAAGGTAGATGGTTTGGTTTTTTCCCTTGTGGAGACAACCGAGCGCAAGCAGGCCGAGGCGACCGTCCGTCTGGTTGAGAAGGCTGAAAGCCTTGGCCGTATGGCGGGCGCTATTGCCCACGATTACAACAACCTGCTGTCCGTCGTGATGGGAAACCTGGAAATGGCCATGCTGGACCTGGCCCGGGAGTCGGTCGCCGGCGACCACCTCACGAAAGCCATTAACGCGACCCGTCGCGCTTCGGAAATCACCGGCCTGATGCTGGCCTACCTTGGGCAGACGGCGGGCAACCGCGAGCCGCTGGACCTGTCCATGCTCTGCCGTGAGTTTCTGCCCGACATCAGATCCGATATGCCGGTGCATGTCACCCTCAAGGCCGACATGCCCGAACCTGGTCCGGCCATCAAGGCCAACCCCGCTCAAATCCAACAGCTCCTGAGAAACCTGGCGATCAATGCCTGTGAATCCATGGGGGAGCAGCCGGGTTTGGTATCGGTAAGCATAGGAACGGCATCCCCTGCAGACATCCCATCGGTCCATCGCCAGCCGGTTGCGTTTGGCGCAGGGGCACCGGGATATGCGTATCTGGAGGTGGCGGATACGGGCTGCGGCATTGCAGAGGACGTCATCGAGAAGCTATTCGATCCGTTTTACTCCACCAAGTTCATCGGCCGCGGTCTCGGTCTGCCCGTGGCACTGGGTACTGTAAGATCTTATGACGGCTGCATCACGGTGGAGACCGCGCCGGGGCAGGGAAGCGTCTTTCGCGTGTATCTGCCGTTGACGACCGAGGCAGTTTCCCGTCAACAGGCGATTCCGCAAATGGAACCCGCCAATCGCCTGGAGGCCGAGACAGTGCTGCTGGTTGAAGACGATCCGCTCGCTCGAGAGACAGGCGCAATGGTGTTGACGCGCCTGGGCATGAACGTGCTGGAAGCAAAAGACGGCATTGAGGCGGTGGAGGTGTTTCAAAAACACCAAAAAGAAATCCATTGCGTGCTGTGCGACCTGACCATGCCGCGGATGAGCGGGTGGGAGACCATTGAGGCCCTTCGAGGGTTTGAACCTGATATCCCCGTTATCCTGGTCAGCGGATACGACCAGGCGCATGTCATGGCAGGCACGGGTTCGCAATTGCCACAGGCCTTCCTGGGCAAACCCTACAGCATCGCCGCCCTGAGAGCAGCCCTGGCCAGAGCGATGAATGACAGGACCATTCCACGTGGCCGCAATCTGCAAGGCCGCGGTGGTCTTGCCGACCTGCCGGGAACCTGTGATGATGTGAAGAAGCCTCCTTTTTCTCCCGAGCCCGTTTAAAATTGCCGGCACGAGTGTAAATTATGCCTGAATATGACGCCAAGCGTCCCTTAAATCGCCCACCGATTCATCCCGGTGAAATTCTGCGCGAAGACGTGCTCCCGGCGCTTGGAATTTCGGTAAGCGAAGCCGCACGGAGATTAGGTGTTTCCAGACAACAGTTGCATCGTGTCCTGGCCTGTACCCATCCCATCACAACCGAGATGGCGCTGAGGATCGGAAAATTTGCCGGCAACGGCCCAGGGCTTTGGCTGCGCATGCAGCAGGCGTATGACCTGTGGCATGCTGAACAACGAATGAAACACGAGCTGTCCGAAATTGAGACAGTTGCATCAGCGGGTTTGAGCATATAGCCGGTTGACGGCGACGGCGCTCTTTTTCAGAATTTAATCAATGGGCAATCAAGAAAAGGAAGGACAGCTTTCCCAGTCTCATCAGGAGCCGGATGTGAGCCCGCCGTGATCTCTCTTTGCCTTCTTATTAACTGTTTCGAAATAGTACCGACATTTTCGTCATGCCGGACTCGATCCCCGCAAGTACGGGATCTTCGATCGGCATCCAGAAATCCCGCTGAAGCCGGACTGGATTCCGGCTTTCGCCGGAATGACGGTGTAAAGACAATTTGGGGAATTCTCGCACATCATCGCGAAAACGCCGGTATGCATCGTGCGGTTGGTTGGCCCAAACAGTTTGCAGACCTGTTTTTTGCCCATCGGATCTGTTAATATGGTGCCCAGTCTCATTTCGGTTTAAATCAACGTCCAACGGAGGCGAGCAGATGAACGCAAGTGGAAGCGATAAGAACGTCCGTGTGGCAGTGGTACAGGCAGGGGCCGTCCCTTTTGACACCGAGGCCTGTGTGGACAAGGCCGTCCGGCTCATGGACGAGGCCGCGGGCGCCGGGGCCAGGGTCGTTGTTTTCCCGGAGGCCTTTATCACAGGGTATCCCAAGGGCCTCAACTACGGCCTGGTGGTGGGGGCCCGCGATCCGGCCGGACGGGAGGAATTCCGCTTGTATCTCGATGCCGCCATTGAGGTGCCAGGCCCCCAGACCCAACGGCTCGGGGAGGCCGCGGCGTCCTCCGGGGCCTATGTGGTGATCGGGGTGATCGAGCGGGAACGGGGCACCTGCTACTGTACGGTCCTCTTCTTCGGCCCGGACGGCCGGCTCCTCGGCAAGCACCGCAAGCTCATGCCCACGGCCCTGGAGCGCATGATCTGGGGATTCGGCGACGGTTCCACCCTCACCGTGGTGGACAGCCCTTATGGGAGAATCGGCTCGGTCATCTGCTGGGAAAACTACATGCCGCTGTTGCGCATGGCCATGTACGCCAAAAACGTGGCCCTCTACTGTGCCCCCACCGCGGACGATCGGGACACCTGGATCCCCTCCATGCAGCATGTGGCCCTCGAGGGCCGCTGCTTTGTCCTGACCGCCTGTCAGTTTATCCGCAAGAGAGACTTTCCCGACACGGTCCGCGTATCGCTCGGGGATTCGCCGGACGCGGTCCTGATGCGGGGCGGCAGCGCCATCATCAGCCCCCTGGGCGAGGTGCTGGCAGGTCCCCACTATGACGGAGAGACCATCCTCACCGCGGATCTGGACCTCAACGATATCGGCCGAGGGAAGTTCGACTTTGATGTGGCCGGCCATTACGCCAGGCCCGATATCTTCCGGCTGATCGTCAACGAAACCCCCATGATCCCGGTATCCCGGGAGAGGCGGGACCCTGTGGACGAGCCGTCATAGATTGAACCGCCCATGGACCAGCCCCTCATCACTCTGTTAATTGCGCCTTCTTATCCCACGACGCCTTGATGACCCCGCTGCATCGCCCTCCTGCCCCATTTTCTCACATTTTGCTTGACATACCCATCAGTTGCACTATGATCCCCCACAATTGGTCAATTTCGGACAAATAGCTTTCCAAATTCTAATCCATGAATCATTAGCCTTAAGCCTTTGAGCTTTCAGCTTATGAAGCATCCTCTCAAATACCCCATACCCCGCTCCTGATGGGGACTTTTTTTCCTGTTGGGAGCAAAAACGCTATCTCCGATCCGCAAGGATCGATTTTCATAACCATACACACAGAACGATTTTAATCCCGGAATAGGCCGGTCCACATCAATGCGGACTTCCAACGCAGAAATTTCAGCATGGCAAAACACAACCGTCTGCCCAAATACAACAGATTCCTGAATCCCCTGGTCCAGGCCCTCCGTGACCTTGGGGGATCGGGCAGCATCGATACGGATTCATGCAACGGTTTTGCCTTATGACTATTAAATATCAGAGACATTATGTGATAAAATGCGTGGTGTTTGTCGAAGTGGACAACGGAGATCATGAGAAACAAGGTACGGCAAACAAGAGTCAACAGCAGACCTGACCCCTTTTCCCCTTTTACTCCGGTAAGGCCGCGAACGGCCTCACCGGAGCGGTTCATCCGAGGCGTTATGCTTAAAGGAAGACTGCATGATCCAGAGTCTTGAATATGTCGGGGTTATATCTCCTCTTGATTTGTTGGGAACTTCGTTAAAACGGGAAGCGCTTTTTTTCGACAAAATCGCGATACCCAACGTTTTATCAGAGTTTATCTTCAGGGATTCCCTACTGGCGTGCCCAATTCGATCGATAGAATATTTAATAGATGCGGGGATCATTATTGACCCTGTGAAGGAATATATTGGTGAAACTACTTATTTAAAGAAGATAGGACAGAATCTTTATGAAAAGAGATTGAAAGAAATTGAAGAAAGAGAGAATGCCCTGGCAAAAGAATTGGAGTTCCCTATACAGAGCTATACAGCACAGAATCTGACATCGTTGTTTGAGATATTGGCCAAAGCCATCAAAGAAACATTCGAAAGAATAGGGAAACAGCTCCACTACAAACTGGGCATTCCATTTCAGAGGGTTGGTGCATCAATAGTGCGTTTCAAAAATCAACTGGATTACGATAGGCGGGGGATAGCTATAGATTTGAAAACCGGCTTTTCCCTAAATGCGTTTCCTCTATATTCAGACAACATAGCTTTAAATGATGATTTTGGGACTGGTAAAGACGATATAATCAGGCTTGTGATAGAACAATTGCCTGAACCGGAGTGTGAAAGTGTTACCTGGGAAAGGATTATTGATTTCCGAAATGATCCTGAAACAAAGAAACTCCTTACATACCTTCGGCATTGGATCACAGAGGTTTCTAAGAGAGAGGCAAATTACAATGATATCCTAGAAGAAATTGCATACTACTGTGCAAAGTATGAAGAACACATCCGTCTGTACAAGATGAAACTAAAACACGGTGTCTTTGAGACGTTACTTATGATCCCTGCTGAAATGATTGAGGGCGTGATTAGGTTGAAACCAACAAAGACTGTCAAAGCATTGTTTACCGTCAAGAGGCAAAACATCGAATTGCTCGAGCAGGAGAAGAAAGCCCCTGGCAGGGATTTGGCATATTTAATAAGGGCTAGAGATGAATTTGACGGCTGACCGTGAGATAATGGATTAGGCATAACCTCAAAGGATAGAGCCGATCCTGATAAGGTCGGGCTCTATCAGTTGTTCAAGAAGCCCGATTTTCTGAAAATGCTATATAGGGTAAAGAATCGGCATCTGGCAAGGGAGTAGACGCCAGGGTTTAGAGGAAAGGTGATTTAATAGGGTAGTCAGAGGTTTGAGTTGAGGGAAACACCTCCAATCCATTTCGGTAAAGGGCCTTTCATAGCCGTAGAAGGCCGAATTCAGCTTCATCGGAGTATAGCAGTCCTATGCCGTTCCGACAGATGGATACGGTCGTTATGTTTATGAAGGATTTTTACGTTCGAATCCGGTCTTATCCGGAGCCGGATCGAATCGGTTTAAGGGAAGCGATTGAAACGATACATTTGAGACTCCCTCCGCAATGATTGCATGTGGGGGGATCAAAGGGTTCGATAGTGATATCGGGTTTGGATATTTCAAACCCGAAAGACAGCTCGATCAGGGCCTCGATTCTCTCTAAAGGAACCGAAGATCCCGGACTCAGGAAGCCATAATAGCGTACTTTCATGAATCCGCATTGCAAGACATGCTGTAGAAATCGCCGCATGAATTCCATGACATCCAAGACCATGGTCCGCCAACGGTTGCTGTGGTGCTTTTTATACCTGAAGAAGACCTTGTGGTTCTCGACTTTGACAATACGGCTGTTTGAAATCGCCACCTTGAAAACGTAGGGCGCCAGGTATTTTATACTGTGAGCGCCCGCCCCCATGGCCTGACAGTTGACCACCCAGTCTTGATTCCAGACGTCTTCAGGGATATGGGGATCAAGTTTGCTCCTTTTCATTTCAGCCCGGAACTTGGCCTTGAAGATCTTGGACATGGCCTTTACCGGCAGATAGAAATCGATCCTTGAAGGATGCCAAGAACCATCCTTTTTGGATAAGGCGCCTCCGGGGACGACATAATGGATGTGGGGATGGTAGGCCAACTGCCGCCCCCATGTATGCAACACGCCCAGGAATCCTGGCAGGTCCCCGCCGACATATCTTTGATCGGCTGTCAGTTTTTTGAGGGTTTCGGAAGAGGCTTTGAAAAGGGCGGAGTAGCAGAGACGTTGATGGCTGCGAATGAACCGTCGGAGTTTTTGAGGTACGGTAAAGGTGATCATAAAATGATGCCCGGGGAGCTGTCGCTCCATCTGCCTTATCAACCATTGATGGGTCTTATGGTGTTGACAGTTGGGACAATGCCTGTTCCCGCATGATCGATACACGATGTGGGTTTGACCGCATTCTTCGCATTGATAGATCATGGTTCCACAAGATGAGGTGCGGCAGTTGACGATCGCGTTGATGACCTTTCGGTGATCCAAAGGCATGGAGTCACCGAAGCGCTCGATATACTGATGGGCATATTCCTGGAATATCTCATTTATTCTCATGGTCATCTCCTTTCATCAGTGAGTCAATGATGTCATAGGCGTGTTCATGGCCCTGTGTGGTGAGATGGAGATAGACCATCGTGGAGTTCAGGCTGCTATGGCCCAAATATTGTTGGATACGTCGGATATTAACGCCGGCTTCCAGGAGATGAGTGGCGTAACTGTGGCGCAGGGTGTGAATGGAAATACGTTTTGTGACATTGAGTTGCTTAAGTACGCGTCTCAAGGCCCCTTGCACGGAGGTATAGCTCATGGGCTCCTGGGCTGTTGGACCTTGATTGCCTCCATGTCCGAGTCTTGGAAAGATCCATTTGGGGTTTCTATGGGTTATCCAGTATTGGCGCAGGATATGAAGGGTGGCTTGCGGCAGGGGGACATATCGGTCTTTGGCGCCTTTTCCCCTGTGGACATGAATGCGCAGTCGCTGGGCGTCGATGTCGGTTACCTGAAGGAACAACGCTTCATGCAACCTGAGGCCACAAGAATAAACGGTGGTGAGATAGGTTTTGTTTTGGATGGTATTGACCGTATTGATGATGGTCCAGACCTCTTTGACGCTTAATACCGTAGGTAGGGTTTGTTCCCGTTTGGCATGGATGAGTTCCAGGGTATGCCACTCACGTCTGAGCACGTTGATGAAAAAGAATTTGATACCGCTATAGCATATTCTCATGGTTGCAGCGGCCCACTTGTCATTGTTTTTCCGGTGGAGGAAATAGTCTTGAAGCTCCTGTTCGCTAATTTTGTCGGGGGTTTTGC
This Deltaproteobacteria bacterium DNA region includes the following protein-coding sequences:
- a CDS encoding beta-ketoacyl synthase, with the protein product MTAAVIGMGWITAAGMGPGGDRKGFAVTAGELPRLARKRVLDTPCPHFGRMDDLSRLGLAAIGFALKDAHLAEWTQPRDIGIIAVSVCGCLRTDMDYFETVMPDGGRMASPALFSYTLPNAFLGEAAICFGLTGTGYVINDASPSGLACLHAALEGIAGGEVEKMVCGFCDPGCPPEFFLPVKGPAGALFFVLEKVPEDGRSSYGTLRLDRRGRVFFNGEEIETLVQLGHACSTPSH
- a CDS encoding glycosyltransferase family 2 protein, whose protein sequence is MNPSPPVSGLQATPYGDRPDPARIKILIVIPVYNHAATLRNVVIEALQIHKEVLVVDDGSIDDAAGLLQGLNMHLIRHPRNLGKGAAIITATREARRLGMTHIATIDADGQHNPKEFKRFLPLIEEAPDAVIVGKRDFEHADVPRANQLGRGISNFWLRLQTGRNLGDAQSGFRVYPLWVLEGLKLVEKRYTFEIEVLVKAAWAGVELLETDISVYYPRGEARVSHFHLFWDNLRLSRLNAKLTLRSILPWPHRKLLDHRKNGSAAT
- a CDS encoding B12-binding domain-containing radical SAM protein → MRIVLVHPAGSNWVPGKRDITPTANRMAPLGLLSIAAFLERRGHRVFVHDCLGPGAPQGNAANARIILDHRPDMVGFSATTSGFLDGYALATMIKEAVPRIRTVFGGVHISALGAAILEDYPNIDFLCPGEGEGTLEALASGEDPHQMEGLIFRDHGHPVTNPPRAHIPDMDALPFPAYEKLAGFPKGYNLPLFSYILGPGATMITSRGCPYQCSFCDRSVFKKGYRYNSAEYIYEHMKYLGTRFKVRHINIYDDLFTAHRRRIQELCDRLIRRPLGMQFNCAVRVGHADDDLLRMLKDAGCLQVSVGIESGDPQQIEVLKEGVSLEAVRDTVRRIQATGLRAKGLFMMGLPGDTEASIQRTGDFVMSLGLDDMNMSKFTPFPGAPVWSTIFEQGTFDNDWRKMNCLNFVFVPKGIGSKERLDELYNRFVKRFYSDEGWRRRFRGRLWQHRRSLWHLLVHLPTFLAAKRNFEPTGED
- a CDS encoding PAS domain S-box protein, with amino-acid sequence MEDTNMGSKPTYEELEQKVKGLEGELFGRKASQTWLAAIYEESPIGIALYDPEGQLLHANNAFLDAFGVSGISEMRRFKLFEDPHIPEEYMERLRKGEKVRYDAFFDFEKIKEQRLYRATKSGTIHLDVQITPLVVAPEESIIGYLIQVVDITERKQTEEALESERTFLSAVLDNIEEAIIICGEDERIIRFNEAARRLHGLPEEPLPPHQWAEHYGLYQTDAITPLSQADIPLFRALGGERVRNAEIMVFPKGRNPHFLVCNGQALTDATGRRIGAIVTMHDITTRKQTEEALRESEEKFRSLVDQAAEMLFLHDLKGNIIDVNTAAVKNTGYLREELQKMSVFDIDPDARDRHDRQTHWESMRTEDPAVVFEVRHKRKDGSVYPAEVTVSKVAFQNSEYILALARDITDRKQAAEALEKQKRIHQAIIDNAHTHLVYLDTHFNFVAVNSVYAETCHRTPEELIGENHFFLYPHEENEALFKRVRDTGQSISFRDKPFEFPDQPERGITYWDWTLSPVFDDTGKVDGLVFSLVETTERKQAEATVRLVEKAESLGRMAGAIAHDYNNLLSVVMGNLEMAMLDLARESVAGDHLTKAINATRRASEITGLMLAYLGQTAGNREPLDLSMLCREFLPDIRSDMPVHVTLKADMPEPGPAIKANPAQIQQLLRNLAINACESMGEQPGLVSVSIGTASPADIPSVHRQPVAFGAGAPGYAYLEVADTGCGIAEDVIEKLFDPFYSTKFIGRGLGLPVALGTVRSYDGCITVETAPGQGSVFRVYLPLTTEAVSRQQAIPQMEPANRLEAETVLLVEDDPLARETGAMVLTRLGMNVLEAKDGIEAVEVFQKHQKEIHCVLCDLTMPRMSGWETIEALRGFEPDIPVILVSGYDQAHVMAGTGSQLPQAFLGKPYSIAALRAALARAMNDRTIPRGRNLQGRGGLADLPGTCDDVKKPPFSPEPV
- a CDS encoding HigA family addiction module antidote protein, with product MPEYDAKRPLNRPPIHPGEILREDVLPALGISVSEAARRLGVSRQQLHRVLACTHPITTEMALRIGKFAGNGPGLWLRMQQAYDLWHAEQRMKHELSEIETVASAGLSI
- a CDS encoding nitrilase translates to MNASGSDKNVRVAVVQAGAVPFDTEACVDKAVRLMDEAAGAGARVVVFPEAFITGYPKGLNYGLVVGARDPAGREEFRLYLDAAIEVPGPQTQRLGEAAASSGAYVVIGVIERERGTCYCTVLFFGPDGRLLGKHRKLMPTALERMIWGFGDGSTLTVVDSPYGRIGSVICWENYMPLLRMAMYAKNVALYCAPTADDRDTWIPSMQHVALEGRCFVLTACQFIRKRDFPDTVRVSLGDSPDAVLMRGGSAIISPLGEVLAGPHYDGETILTADLDLNDIGRGKFDFDVAGHYARPDIFRLIVNETPMIPVSRERRDPVDEPS
- a CDS encoding transposase, which gives rise to MRINEIFQEYAHQYIERFGDSMPLDHRKVINAIVNCRTSSCGTMIYQCEECGQTHIVYRSCGNRHCPNCQHHKTHQWLIRQMERQLPGHHFMITFTVPQKLRRFIRSHQRLCYSALFKASSETLKKLTADQRYVGGDLPGFLGVLHTWGRQLAYHPHIHYVVPGGALSKKDGSWHPSRIDFYLPVKAMSKIFKAKFRAEMKRSKLDPHIPEDVWNQDWVVNCQAMGAGAHSIKYLAPYVFKVAISNSRIVKVENHKVFFRYKKHHSNRWRTMVLDVMEFMRRFLQHVLQCGFMKVRYYGFLSPGSSVPLERIEALIELSFGFEISKPDITIEPFDPPTCNHCGGSLKCIVSIASLKPIRSGSG
- a CDS encoding site-specific integrase — encoded protein: MMKDYYQKSMRALQLAGMSERTQQCYTRSVRMLVDFYSKTPDKISEQELQDYFLHRKNNDKWAAATMRICYSGIKFFFINVLRREWHTLELIHAKREQTLPTVLSVKEVWTIINTVNTIQNKTYLTTVYSCGLRLHEALFLQVTDIDAQRLRIHVHRGKGAKDRYVPLPQATLHILRQYWITHRNPKWIFPRLGHGGNQGPTAQEPMSYTSVQGALRRVLKQLNVTKRISIHTLRHSYATHLLEAGVNIRRIQQYLGHSSLNSTMVYLHLTTQGHEHAYDIIDSLMKGDDHENK